The Calliopsis andreniformis isolate RMS-2024a chromosome 5, iyCalAndr_principal, whole genome shotgun sequence nucleotide sequence GCAATACATGTGTGGAACGCTTTAGAGCCGTTGTCATTGGTGAATTTTTCTCTATACCGATATTCATGAAGATGATTGATACGAAACGTTTCCTCCTTTCGTTCTGATTAGAATAAAAACTCCAAAGCAAACGATTCAATACTCTCGTAGAAATGTTCAGGCATGTTATACTTAATTACTCAAAATATTTCGTATCAACCATTCATTTATTCACTATAACTTatcaattaaatttttaaataaacttaAATAGTTTACTGCATTTAAACGCTTTGATAATTGTCCaaagaaataatatttatacatatatacaatgTATGCACATAGTCGAGAAAAAATTACCCTGTGAGACTATCCTTAAGTCTATAATCACTTGCTCAATTGCATGTATGTGTAAGTGGGGACGCGATTTCAATCGCATTTGATTGGTTACACTGATGATACATTTGTAGGTGTGTAGCTAGAATTTATTGAACTGAGGACATtaattatgtatatgtatacttgATCTGTACTTTTTCTAAGTGTAGTCCAACATATTTTTTTTcatataattatttaatattggAAATCATTTAAGATTTAATAAGATTGTTAATTGTAGACTGTTGCAGATGTGATATTATTGTGTTACTTCGTGCGTAGTAGGATATTTAATGAAGATTTTACTTCAAGTATTTACTTACGCACACGAATGTACAGAATGTTTGTGACAGATGTACCTCTAAATCAACAAaatttgaaacaaataattgccaaaTTATCGGAAGATGAGGTttcgtaatttatttatttttttaaaattaatatattatctttttttatataataataagcGTCTCTCGCAATCGTTTAATTGCAGATTAAAATAGAAAAAACTTTGGAAACTATACTAGCAAGACAGTGTCATGTAGAAGCAAAGTTACAGAATATCAGTAAGGTATTACCAAATGTTGTCATAATACGAAATGAGGGTGAACAATTTTGTAATATGATTGCACATACTAATCAATTAGCAGAGAATGTAAGCGCTAAAGTGAGGCAACTGGATTTAGCAAGGGTATGTTAAGTTATTATAGTATAGTAGAGatagatttttatatttattcattaatattatattaatttttatttgatcATTGCTTTTTCAGAGTAGAGTATGCGAATGCCAAAGACGTGTCAATGATATTCTTGATTTGCAATTGTGCAGTGAGGGTGTAGCATCAGCATTGCATAATGAAGATTATGAACAAGGTGCTGCGCATGTTCATCGTTATTTGTCAATGGATCAACAACTATTAGAAAGAACAGCTGAAGATATTTCAATGGATCATACAAGTATCAGTAGTTCTCTAATTACATTGCAACAAGCAGCTCTACAATTACGAACAGTGGTTACACATAAGTTTGATGAAGCAGTAAAGTCTGAGGACCTTGCTTCTGTTGAAagatttttcaaaatatttccaTTGTTAGGAATGCATTCTGAAGGACTGAAAAAATTTTGTAACTACTTATGTACAAAGGTACAGATTTTTTCTTAAtgattacattttttaaattaatttgtaaatatttattaCATGTTTTTGGCATTAGTTACATGAAACAGCACAAAAGAATTTAAAAGCAGCTTTGGAAATTAAAAGTAATGATAAGAGAGCATCTGTCATTTTTGCGGATACTATGACATTATTATTTGAGGGGATTGCTCGGATTATAGAAATACATCAACCAATAATTGAAACATATTATGGTCCTGGGAGATTATTAATGACAATTGGTATTTTACAAAAAGAATGTGATCGGTAAATTATTATacgtttcaatttttattttaaaaataatattaatagttcTAATGAGTTATTTTCTAAACAGGCaagttaaaaaaattattgCAGAATTTACAAAACACAGATGTATATCTAAAAAAGTACAAATGGTGAACGATTATCTTAGGAAACCAGGTTCTGAAAGAGCTGATGCTAAAGAATTTGATCTGCTATTGGGTGAAATTACTATAATGCATTCACGAGCAGAATTATACATTCGGTTTTTAAGAAGAAGAGTTAGAGTGAGTATCATAATTTTTATTATCCCCATaatcgttaagattattacataactttttaaactatacttttaaatatttttattacagaATGACATAGAAATTAGTGCAACTGATGATATACAATACAAAGATTTAATAAATGAATTTgaaaatacaatgaataattctgATTTAGCACGaggaatgcaagagcttttaggTGCTTATCTTGCATTAGAAAGATATTTCCTTGAAGAAAGTGTAAATAAAGCATTAGGAATGGATACTTTAGATCAGGACCAACAAACATCTAGTATGGTTGATGATGTTTTCTTCATAGTACAAAAATGTATAAGGTATTAAaacgtttttatattgtatattgaatacaaatataaaaatattcatcTTAATCCAATCTTACAAAAGTATTTTGTATACAGACGTTCTATGTCAAGTTGGAGCATAGATGGTGTTTGCGCGGTAGTAAATATGGCCTGTGGTATATTAGAAGGAGAGTTCGCAAATAGATTAAGAAATCGATTAAGGCAAGGCTATCCAGCTGGATATTTAGATTTAGCCCAAGCTTATAGCGCCCTTCAAACGAGTATACAACATGGTCGTTTACAAACTTCAGATACAGAATTTGCACGACTTATGTTTCTGGTAAATTTAAcagtaatttataaaatatttaatatttgatcaattttatgtattgatatatatatatatatatatatatattttgtttaCGTAGGCGTATTTGAATAATACCGATGTAAGTATTGAGTATGTTGAAACATTATGTAAAAGTCTTAACGCTGAAATAGACGCAACATTTCCCAATATGCAAGATAAAGAAAGGGGTAAAATTGATAGCTGTTTGTCTGGTTTAAAAGGTGTTATGTCGATTTTACGTGCTGTTACAGATTATGGTTTAGAACAGTTACGTGTAAGCGCTGTTAAACCAAGAGTCACCCCTTGGGTCGATGCATTTTTATCTGTTGATCATCATGTTAATGAGGTAAAAagttaaataataaaatgtacacatagtacatataaatataataaattattaatattaataggaTGATTTGTTGAGATACGAAACAGAAGAACCTTTTGTGCAAACATTAGTTATGAATTTAGAAGGTCTACTTCAGAATTTCAAAGGGAGTCTAACAACTTCTAATTATGATGCTTTAATTGGTCTTCTTACCGCTGAAGTTACAGCTCGTTTAGAGAAAGTTGTATTAAAATCTACTTTTAACAGGGTAtgtacatttttaatttttcatattttatttagtttatattttaattgtttCTTATCAATTACTTAGGCGGGAGGTCTTATTCTCGATAAAGAAATAAGATCATTAGCAAGTTATTTAGCTGCCGCTACCTCCTGGTCTGTACGAGATAAATTTGCACGTTTGACGCAAATAGCTACTATACTAAGCGTGGAAAAAGTAGAGGAGTTAGCTGATTATTGTGGTGCCGATGCAATAGCGTGGAGGCTGACACCTGCAGAAGTTCGTCGCATTGCATCTTTAAGGATAGATTTTCGTCCAGAagatataaaaagattaaagcTTTAATATGTGTATCgaaatctttatattatttgtaaTGAATATAATTTTAATCAAAATTTAGTATGAATAAGTTCCTTAAACCTTTGTATTGTAATGTTCTAAATTTCGTACTCTTGTACGATTTACAAAACGCTTTAATTATCTACCAGGAATACAGAGAGATTAATCACAGATGAAGTATGTAAAAGTAGAGTTTATTGTATTATCTAGAATTGCGTATCATtacaaaactgttacatttataaaaatatgttaaCAACTTATAAATAAACATATTAATTTAGAATTTGGAAGTATATATTTTCAAGTAAAAACTTTATTAATAAGATGTTCAATTACAActaaatgaaaattttaatacataaaattaactatttaattgtaatattttttttttaatactataaagccctttttttcttttctatctTACAAAATTTCACGTTGACACTTCCACAAAACTTTACCGATTTCTTTTCTGCTTTTTTTCGTTTTTCCTTTTTCCCCCTCATTTCATCTCTATCccatatctatattgcattattttatttctatatattataaaaatgttaattatataaattacaaacacaGTTCTCTTGTATTCCACCATATGTTGTATCAGATACTTTATGTCCAACAAAAGTTTTTCGTCGATGACTcggtttttttacattttacatttttatccaGTTTTCTCGCGTCTCACGAAGTCCCATGATGATAGCCTGGTTCTCCCATATCCCACAAAGTCCCACAATAACGAAGACTTGTTCTTCCATATCCCTGAAGTTCGACTTTTTCCACGTCCCACGAAGTGCTACGATGAAAGCTTAGATCTTCTATGTCCCACGAAGTCCCACGTTGATCTTCCACGTCCCCGAAGTCCCACGTTGATCTCCCACGTCCCCGAAGTCCCACGTTGATCTTCTACGTCCACGAAGTCCCACGTTGATCTTCCACGTCCCCGAAGTCCCACGTTGATCTTCCACGTCCCCGAAGTCCCACGTTGATCTTCCACGTCCCCGAAGTCCCACGTTGATCTTCCACGTCCCCGAAGTCCCACGTTGATCTTCCACGTCTCCGAAGTCCCATGTTGATCTTCCACGTCCCCGAAGTCCCACGTTGATCTTCCACGTCCCCGAAGTCCGATGTTGACACGTCCAGTTTTTCCGCGTCCCATGAAGTCCCACGATGAAGCTTTGGTCTTCATATGTCTCTCGAAGTCCCACATTGATAGTTCCATCTCCCACAAAATTCCATGTTGATAGTTTGTTCGTCCAAGTCCCACGAAGTCCCACGTAGATGGTCTGTTCTTCAAAGTCCCACGTTGACGGTTTGTCTCTGCATCTTCCACGAAGTCTCACACTGGTGGCCTGTTTTCCTCTCTCCCACAAACTCCCACGTTGTGACAGCCTGTTCGCCTATGTCCCACGAAGTCCCACGTTGACAGCCTGTTCGCCAATGTTCCACGAGGTCCCACGTTGACAGCCTGGTCACCCATATTCCACGAAGTCCCACGTTGACAGCCTGGTCACCCATATTTCACGAAGTCCCACGTTGACAGCCTGGTCACCCATATTTCACGAAGTCCCACGTTGACAGCCTGTTTATCCATATAGCCTGAAGTCCCGTGTTGATCGCTTGTCCGTCTATATATCGCGAAGTCCCACATTAACAGGCTGCTCttctatgtcccacgaaatcccagCGTTGAAAATTTGTTcggcaatatacatataatcatGGAAACTTATACGTTGACAGCTTCTTTATCCATATCATCTACTAAAGAGTCCATGCTTCATGAAGTTCCCGAACTTCATATTTTTCTACTACTCAGAATTAGAATTTTTCACTTCTTCGGTTCCTGCAGACAGTTCCATCGATCTTTTCTTCTCTCTTTTGGATCGCATGGAACTCTAATATCGGCGTTTATTTTTTAATGTGACACGAAATGTCAACATTGATGTTTTAGATTCTATAAAATCTAATGCCGATACCATCGGCGgtttttattttctaaattttgcaAGGATCCACCACATTCATCTTTAAAGGGTTTTATCCAACTTTACGTTAAGATCCTCTCATAAAATATTTTACGATCTCAAACCCTTTTCTTCGTAATGGTGTACATACTTTTGCCAAAAATAATTTACTGTTCTATGTAATGTACTTCAAACTTCTAGCTGTCAAAATATATCGCAGTTTTTGTCGATAATCGTCTCCACGTTTTACCAATGAAGCTTATTTATGAAATTTCAGAACTCGACACCTAATTTCAAACGAAGTTCTTTTCAATTTCACGATTTTTTAACATTCCACTACACATTCTTTAATTCCTGCtcaaagaaaatattttcaattgaaTCTGAAATTAAGAATGAAATTTTAAGTTTCATTGTAAGCATAAAACAGTTATTTCCTGAAAATTACTTACGTTTTTATACAAGAAAAAATGGTTTCCTTGAATGAATGACTTCCTTTTCTCCACCGCATAACTCTCCCTATTAGCAACCCCAAGAAAAAACCCAGTTTTGTTCAATACGCATAGACGATTTGTTATTTCATCAATGAAAGCAACGAGCGATCCAGCCAGCCTTATTCCGCAATTTGAATTTCAAAGAATAAAAGGGTAAAATCAGCTTCAAAGTCGTCCTTCCATTTCAAACAGAGTAAAGAGTTGTTTTTCGTCGTcgtgaaaatacaaaaaaacagCCGCACACTCGACATTCGACATAATCACGGATCAAGTCACTAGAAGGCCAAACCTCCAGACGTAGTTGGAGAAATTGGAAACATCATTTAACTACAGTTTGGACTTCATAAATATTGCTCGACCTTCCAAAGATGTATCA carries:
- the Cog4 gene encoding conserved oligomeric Golgi complex subunit 4 encodes the protein MYRMFVTDVPLNQQNLKQIIAKLSEDEIKIEKTLETILARQCHVEAKLQNISKVLPNVVIIRNEGEQFCNMIAHTNQLAENVSAKVRQLDLARSRVCECQRRVNDILDLQLCSEGVASALHNEDYEQGAAHVHRYLSMDQQLLERTAEDISMDHTSISSSLITLQQAALQLRTVVTHKFDEAVKSEDLASVERFFKIFPLLGMHSEGLKKFCNYLCTKLHETAQKNLKAALEIKSNDKRASVIFADTMTLLFEGIARIIEIHQPIIETYYGPGRLLMTIGILQKECDRQVKKIIAEFTKHRCISKKVQMVNDYLRKPGSERADAKEFDLLLGEITIMHSRAELYIRFLRRRVRNDIEISATDDIQYKDLINEFENTMNNSDLARGMQELLGAYLALERYFLEESVNKALGMDTLDQDQQTSSMVDDVFFIVQKCIRRSMSSWSIDGVCAVVNMACGILEGEFANRLRNRLRQGYPAGYLDLAQAYSALQTSIQHGRLQTSDTEFARLMFLAYLNNTDVSIEYVETLCKSLNAEIDATFPNMQDKERGKIDSCLSGLKGVMSILRAVTDYGLEQLRVSAVKPRVTPWVDAFLSVDHHVNEDDLLRYETEEPFVQTLVMNLEGLLQNFKGSLTTSNYDALIGLLTAEVTARLEKVVLKSTFNRAGGLILDKEIRSLASYLAAATSWSVRDKFARLTQIATILSVEKVEELADYCGADAIAWRLTPAEVRRIASLRIDFRPEDIKRLKL
- the LOC143179167 gene encoding uncharacterized protein LOC143179167 — protein: MELSMWDFERHMKTKASSWDFMGRGKTGRVNIGLRGRGRSTWDFGDVEDQHGTSETWKINVGLRGRGRSTWDFGDVEDQRGTSGTWKINVGLRGRGRSTWDFVDVEDQRGTSGTWEINVGLRGRGRSTWDFVGHRRSKLSS